Sequence from the Christiangramia fulva genome:
TATTTCCTGGATGGGGTTTCCTATTGCAAAGCCGCTGAAGAGAAAATGGAAATGCCCACGCTTTTTGATGTATTGGAAAATGAAAAGGTGGAGGGATGAGAGAGTTTGTAATAGACCTATTCTGTGGAGCTGGCGGAACTTCAGCTGGAATCCATTTAGCAAACGGAAGTAGCAAGGTTGTTTTATGTGTCAACCATGATCTTAATGCTATTGAAAGCCACCGGTTAAATCATCCCAATGCAAAGCATTTGACCGAAGACATCCGAAACCCGGAGGTTTTATTCTGGTTAAAGCTTCGTGTGAATGCCCTCCGGAAATTATATCCCGGTTGTATCATTACAATTTGGGCAAGTCTGGAATGCACGAATTTCTCAAAGGCTAAAGGTGGCCAGCCAAGGGATGCCGATAGCCGAACCCTTGCAGAACATTTATTTATGTATCTGGATGCAGTAGATCCTGATTACTTAATGATTGAAAATGTGATTGAATTTATGTGCTGGGGTCCTCTTGATGAAAAAGGAAAACCTCTATCCAGAAAACGCGGTAAGGATTATTTAAAATGGGTAGATCAGGTTCGATCTTACGGATATAAATTCGATTGGAAGGAATTGAATTCTGCAAATTATGGGGCTTACACTTCACGAACCAGGTATTTCGCACAATTCGCGAAAAAGCACCTTCCTATATCATGGCCAGAACAAACTCATGCCAAGAAAATAAAGAAAGAGCAGGGACTGTTCCAAAACCTAAAGCCATGGAAACCTGTTAAGGAAGTTCTTAATCTGGAGCATGAAGGCAAATCTATTTTTAACCGGAAAAAGCCTTTAGTTGAAAATACGCTGAAGCGTATCTATGCCGGGCTTGTGAAGTTTGTGGCCAACGGTGATGATTCCTTTATAAAGAAATATTATTCAGGCAGACCGGCCGGGAAAGTGATTAGTATAAATGGCCCTGCCGGAACGATCACTACCATAGACGGCCAAAGTGTTGTAAAATGCGATTTTCTTTTGAAGTATAATTCAAAAAACAGGAATGGTCACTACAAACCACCATCAATGGAAAATCCTTCTCCAACTGTATCAACTCAGGGTCGACTTGGAATCATAAACACTGATTTTCTACAAAGCTATTACGGTAATGGTAATTCTCATTCTACTGAGGAACCATGCCCAACGGTCTCAACAAAAGATCGGTTTGGTAAAATATCAACTCATTTTATAGATCAGCAGTTCGGTAACTCCAAACCTTCAGGATTAGATCAGCCATTAGGATCTATTACTCAAAATCCAAAGTACGCATTCGTAAACGCAGAAAAGGAGCCATGGTTAATGGATACCAGTTTTAACAATAAAGGCAAATCGATTGATGAACCCGCACCGACTGTTTTAGCTAGTAGGAAACATCACTACCTGATGAATCCCCAATTTAAAAATCCTGGTAATCCTGTAAATAAACCAGCTCCAACGGTAATTGCGAGGCAGGATAAAAAGCCGCTTGGTTTGATTTCCTGTGAGTCAGGATCTGGATTTATCATTCCAGTTTATGATGAAGATTGCGAGACCATGATCAAGATAAAATTGTTCATGGCTTATTACGGCATCGTAGATATCAAAATGCGAATGCTGGAAGTAGAAGAACTCATGCGAATTCAGGGTTTCCCTGAAGGATATCAATTGGTAGGTACTAAGACAGATCAGAAGAAATTCATTGGGAATTCTGTAGAAGTAACTACTGCAAAAGCACTTTTCGAAGCTCATCATGAAGCTTTGGAAGTTTATTACGAAAAACAACAATTAGCAGCTTAAAACCCCTCGGAATTTATGACTGGATGGATAAAACTTCACAGATCACTTTTAGAATGGGAATGGTACGAAGATATCAACGCGACCAGGCTTCTCATTCATTTATTGATCTCGGTGAATTATGTAGATAAAAAATGGCGTGGCGAAGAGATAAAAGCTGGTTCTATGGTTCTCAGCTGGTCCACTTTATCTAAAGGAACAGGCCTCACAGTGCGGCAAGCACGTTCGGCAATGGATAAACTTGAAGCGTCAGGCGAGGTGACAAGGAACGTGACAAACAAATATCAGGTTGTAAGCCTTGTAAAATGGGAAAAACTTCAGGGGGATATTGAAAAGGCTGACAAACAAAATGCAATCAAACGGGCAGACAAATGGCAGACAAATGACAGGCAAGCGACAACAACTAAAGAAAGTAAAGAATATAAAGAAATAAAAGAAATAGAGAATACGCGCGAGCAAAATTTTTCAAAATATTCTGCTTATGATCTGATCCAAAAAGAAAAACCAACATCATTACAGGCTTTTGAAATGCAAAAAAAGAAGTTGGTACCAGACTGGAAAAAACTGCTGG
This genomic interval carries:
- a CDS encoding DNA cytosine methyltransferase; the encoded protein is MREFVIDLFCGAGGTSAGIHLANGSSKVVLCVNHDLNAIESHRLNHPNAKHLTEDIRNPEVLFWLKLRVNALRKLYPGCIITIWASLECTNFSKAKGGQPRDADSRTLAEHLFMYLDAVDPDYLMIENVIEFMCWGPLDEKGKPLSRKRGKDYLKWVDQVRSYGYKFDWKELNSANYGAYTSRTRYFAQFAKKHLPISWPEQTHAKKIKKEQGLFQNLKPWKPVKEVLNLEHEGKSIFNRKKPLVENTLKRIYAGLVKFVANGDDSFIKKYYSGRPAGKVISINGPAGTITTIDGQSVVKCDFLLKYNSKNRNGHYKPPSMENPSPTVSTQGRLGIINTDFLQSYYGNGNSHSTEEPCPTVSTKDRFGKISTHFIDQQFGNSKPSGLDQPLGSITQNPKYAFVNAEKEPWLMDTSFNNKGKSIDEPAPTVLASRKHHYLMNPQFKNPGNPVNKPAPTVIARQDKKPLGLISCESGSGFIIPVYDEDCETMIKIKLFMAYYGIVDIKMRMLEVEELMRIQGFPEGYQLVGTKTDQKKFIGNSVEVTTAKALFEAHHEALEVYYEKQQLAA